The Halictus rubicundus isolate RS-2024b chromosome 5, iyHalRubi1_principal, whole genome shotgun sequence nucleotide sequence CTGGTGCTAAAAGATAATGTTTCTATACCATTCGTCGCAATTGGAAAATCCTGTGTCACTGAAAATCTAACAACAACACACATTCGCTACCTTTTGTCCGCGAGtgtattttacaatttcaactATTTCTCCACTTCCTTTCGAAATCAATGCCACCATTCTTGGTGTTCGATTTGTGAGAAGAAAGATTCTCGTGAACATCTCAACTGATTTCCTAGTGATCATTAGCCCTCGGTTGGAATGGTAGCATGTTAACAAATATGATCCAAACACAATAGCAACTTAATTAATGTTCAGGATTTGTCACAAAACTAATATTTGTATTATGTCAAAAACGTACTAATATAAACTGTTACGGGTCGTCAGAGACTCAacgatacagggtgtcccaaaaatgtcggaatggttcccaaggtcatttgaagtaacataATTAGCGATAATTTCCGCCTCGGCTtagttaaggagttattaacgaaaaacgccaaccaatcggagcgcggttttcgttaataattccttaacaagggttcggagaatattttcgtaaaggaaaaagttcctccaaatgacctcaggaaccacccCTTCCAAGTTtgtccgacatttttgggacaccctgtgtcgTTGGGTCTCTGAAAACCCGTAACAGTTTACATCGTTGATTTTGTGGAAAATTTGCGGTATTTGTTAGCATAacacaaatattaattttgcgTCAAATCCTGAGCTTTATGTAAATTGCTGTTGCCTTTAGATTATGTTTGTTAGCATGCAATCGTTCCTGCACCTCTCTCACACATCTTAAGATTCTTCGCATTGTTTCATTCGAACGGTAAAAGTTCTCGCAATTTACATTCTCAAAGTATTCTACAGTCTCATTTCCCATTTTGGAATCCTGCGGATCATCTATTCAAGTCATTGCAAAGCGCGAAATACGAAATTCGAGTTTGACAACGGTAACCAGGCATACTCGAGCATTCCAGCTCTCGCATTCATTCACACAGCAGTTGGTCCGTGGTGTTCACTTCAGTTGCACCAACACCATGAAGTAGGTGACCATAGCTCCCAGTACCTAAAAAGTATCGCAATTTTTATATGTAGATTATTTCGGGCAAGACACGCATTCGGTTTGTGCATTTGAAATGTACGATTTCGTACACAATATGGTGGATCTAATATCAAGATCACCTTGATACCTCAGAAAATACAAGGCCTTAAAAAATCGAACTTTCTTTTTCTAATGAGCCCCTTCGGATACGATAAATttcgtttcaaacatttttttatgaagTCAATAAATAATGAGTTATTTGAAGTAGTAATTTTTATTGACTCACCTTGTATTTAATtttagatattaaatttttattttaagtaGAATTTATTTCACTGTTAAtcaatacgatttttatgtatGTGAGTAAACACAATAATGGCGTTTACcttcataaatatattttactgAGAAGAAAGTATTGTTTCTTTGATGTTAttgaaaatcggacatttcacatgcaacaacctaatgcAAGTTGTTCGAATGATCTTATAATGGCAGCACGTGATCTTACCGAGGCAAACAGATCTAGAGACACCGTAAAGAACTTCGCCCCCGAAATTGACATGGCTTTCTGACACTGCTGGCACACAATTTGTACGAATGTTTTTGCTTCTTCTGATCCGTCGTACCAGTGGCAGGAGTAAGCGGCTTCCATCACCGATGAGCTCTGTATGCGACAGACATAGAAAAATCAATACGTGTCAATAAGCTCCAACACAGTTTtggagaaaatatattttagccCTATAGACCCTCAAGTGGAAATTCAATGTGTacgttaaaaataatacttAACATTTATCTCTATCGGAATGGTCAATAGTTAACTCCACAAAtagttgtattatttataatttcacattgaataattattagaataaATTTGAGTGAGGACGATACAGCCCCAGTAGTTCGCTCAGGGGTTAATGGAACTACAGTAATGCTTCGACATATGACAatgacaaaatttatttattttcaattcttaTTCCACGAAACTTTTACCAGTATGTACGcgccatttttctgattaaaatgggtccaaacacggtacaattaaAAGATTGATACATTTGATTGTCGACTGTACGTACCTCTTCAATTAGGCGATTTCCAAATATGCAGAGCAAAAATACTTGTCCAAGGGAGTAGACCAAATATCCAATTGTCGAGAAGGAGTACACGTTAATACCATTGATCTGCaagttacataaaaaaaatcatttttcttggGGGCTACGCTGAGAcattgaagaaaaatatttgccaCGTTACTACAGACGTGGACAGTATttgacgaaataaatatttcaaatagggtaagggaccaattactgtgggggtatcaattactgtgcctatattaattatactcatttttatagagatattaaacttttttcattaaaatcggttaatatataaatatacagagtgagtcacctaacgtttgcacctcaaatatctttgttgtttctaaagatacgtaaaatatggtaaggaaaaagttgaatggtacaatggggatGACACGataccataaaaaaattttgtttttatgtcatttttttagagatatcaaagtcaccttgacttttttaagtggaatcacccttttttaaacacctacaatgatagtccctttcactaggaattcagtgactatattattccaaggtcattcaaggtcaaggacagagaaaacgtataagatttcgaatatgaaagcagaatacgtttatcacgattgagacttgtaggaaatagtaaacatactatggtcgtagttaaagtaaacatactaaggttcttgaatgttattgttattcagcattcttatttactatcagtatgtttccaaacgcgattccgctatgtcttattcaatgactgaaaagtgtgatatgatgacgatttactgtgaatgtagacaaaatgcagtgctgGCCAGGTACCCAGAGCGAAATACTCCTTCTaaacagactttcattaatacatacaggttgtttcgaagtactggaagtgtacatgcaacaCAGCACAAACGAAaaaatcccacgactaatgaagacaatgaaattaatattttagcagctatagctgtcaatcctgatgtgagtacgagaaaaatttcccggaaagtagcgtaatacgaattctggcccgatataaatttcatccgttccacatatcgctccatcaagaattgcacgggaatgattttcaaaatagaattaacttttgtcgatggggattgcttcaaaatcattaatttttttctaatgtcttgtttacggacgaagcaacattcactaatcatggctcaattaatttacggaacgcccattattggtctgtggataatccgcactggctgcgagaaattatCATCAAAGAGAATGAAGTGTAAACGtgggtgtggtattttgaacgacaaagtaatcggaccatatttcgttaacggaatgatgacgcgacagaaatacgctcaatttttgcaaaaagatctgcaaattttgttagaagatgtccctttacaaaatcgctatgatatgtggtaccaacatgacggatgtcctgctcattatgcacgagtagcaagagaaacgttgaattctcgatttccaaaccgatggattggacgaggcggaactgtTTCGTAGCCaacacgttcgcctgatttaaatccagtggatttatatttatggggtctgctaaaagagaccgtgtacatagatgctccaacaacagttgaagatatgcgtcagcgtatcatcacagcttgtacgaatatcacctcggatgtacttatcagagttcaacattccttcagagctcgtttacatcaatgtatcgacgtagacggccatcattacgaatatttataaaatacaggtattctgtttccgtattttagttttatacgttttttctgtccttgaccttgaatgactttggaaaaatatagtcactgaattcctaatgaaaggaactatcattgtaggtgtttaaaaaagggtggttccatttaaaaaagtcaaggtgaccttgatatctctaaaaaaatgacataaatacaacattttttttttggcatcgtgtcagccgcattataccattcaactttatccttaccatattttacgtatctttagaaacaacaaagatatttgaggtgcaaacttTGGTGACTcatcctgtatatatatatgttatataacttttttaaatattcattatgttttaaaaatacatataattgatattggcacagtaattgggtccctcaccctactatttaattttttaaattccatttagcaaaaaaaaatatagtatttcaaataggatgtataatttcagaaataaaatatttttatgttgacaATCTAAACTATACAGTAGAATATTTCGTGCTGTGCGCATACCTTAAACTTAATAGGATTGTTTACTACCTACTACTTAAGATACTATTTTATCGAcctctatgtctgtatagatcTAATTTGTTGTTCTATATAGAGTTAATATGAACTTCGAACTTTTTACGATTACGTACTTTGGTAGCTTGGTAGGCCAGCAATGTCAAAGTGATCGTAGTAGACAACATGTGTAACAGCAAAGCGACGCCATATGCGTCTCCTACTGCAGTAACCAGTCTGAAACAAGAAGAGTTGATTGGTCGTAATTACAATGTTAATTGTATATAATGATTGAGTACCACAACACCGTCAATAAGTAATAATATAAATCTTTTGGTCCAATAGTGAAAAAGGTTatctttttaagagtgtccaaaaatattttgtaataaaaatatatatttttatattgtccACACCATTAATAAGTGGGAAACACTGTATGTataagaaattatgaaaatcACAGATTATTATCATATTTATTATCTTATAAAAATCCTGAAAATGATCGTTTCTTTATCTTCccatcatttttttattatgtcaTCAGATCAGGTAAGTAAATTTTATACAGGAAttcataatttatattaatttaatagattacAATAATAAGAACAATTtactacaatatatatacaatatatatataatgtatttaatataacttttatcagaatataatatatttttacgattgataagaatacaataataaaatatgtaaatatttgtataataattgtataataaaacagaatttatattttattcatttatattgaAATGAACTAACAATTAATAGAAGATACTgcaaaaaaatcgaatttttaatatattgtttaaacaagtgacatttgttgaaattttctcgCGCGACTAAATTTCCCaatcaaattcaatttttttcgaccgctggtttccgagatatctcaaaaatcgTGGTTTTCACCCCCAACATCGAGGGTTGTTTTCACTCCTGCGATGGTtgccgaaaaaaaaaagagaaactcgtgtaaaatatttttcgaagaactatgTACGTCTCGCCTAAGTTTCGTCAAAATCGGCTTGTGTAACTTGGCCATGTTCCCTCGTAAGTTTCGCATTTAAGCCGGTAACAGGTCCGGCAACAGGTTCTCGTGCATCTCCGAAACTCAGGTGTTCGCGTCGTGGTTGAAAGGTAAACGTGAACGTCAGTCTCACGTTTCGAACGGTACCGGTCGTCCGCGAGAAGGAAAAGAACGTGCGGGTACACGTGTTAGACACGTATACCGGCGTTCACGTGAACGCGAGCGTACAACCTCTGAATTGTCCAATAAATTGTCCAGTCCACACCGTACGTCCCCAGTTGCGGTCAATATCGCGCTCTCTCAGAATAAATACTTCACCACCGTGGGAACACACGCAACCCCCGGTTTCTCCGTTGCCGAAGAACCTATAGGAAACACCACGCGTCGCTACCTCGGTTTTCTTTGAAATTTAGTTCGAGCCTTAGACAACTGTTCCGACTTATTTGTTTCTGCTCTCTTCAAAGAGTCCCTTCCCTTTGAAACGGCGGAGCCTGATTTTTACACTTCCACCTTTGCGATCGATCGGTACGTGACTTGTCACGCTGGATGCTTTTGCTCAACTTTAGACTCTGTTGGAATTCTGTTTGCGGGGGGAAGGGGGTTGAAATCTATGAACGTAAACTCGGTGTAATTTGAGAACAGTGAATATCATCCACtaaatacaaattaaaaattaattgagtcAAATTGatacatataatattttcaacttatcAAAATGATTGAAGAACGACTAAAACGTCTACCTGGCTCCCGTCTCTTGCAATTGTtgcaggaaatttttatttttcataaaaatcgccAGTCTAATGATCATCTTTCACCGAATTATTTAATGTTTGTCAATAAGATTTACATGGCAGAAATGAAAGTCTGCTGGTTGCACAATAACGCAAGTTTGTACACGAGAGCGCTCGCAACAAGTTCGCGACCAGTGAAGTCTTACACATAATCGATCATTGAAATCGCAGGAACTTAAAAATCCATTTGCGTTGCTAGATGCAAGGCAAAACCTCGAGTAATCAGAATGTGTATTGACTTTCCATGCGCGTATGCTCAACCGCCGGAAATTTCTGTTATTGAATTATTTATCGAAGGTGCAATTTGCATCGGACACAGTCGTTAACCTTATGAATTATGAGCAGTTAAATATTGACTGAGCGAACGATGACGCAGTGAACCAatgaatcattttttaaattatttttcacttgCAACGTCGGCTGCCGCAAAACGTAATGTCGTCAAATAATATCccatattattaaaattttttaagtgtCGCGTTGTATTGGTCCGGCGACTTTTcgtccaccgctaagaggacaCTTCTTCTGTATCagtcctagacaattttcgacgttCTTTACGATTTAAATAGGGTATTAAACAGCATATGTCGCGATAACAAACCACTAGGAAGCGTACGCACGGATTTATTCGCGAGTGAAGGTCAATGTATTGCTCCGGCGGAGTTCGACCGAGAAATTTCCAAGTATCGCGGTGTGTTGGTCCGGCGACTTTTCGACTTCCGATCAGTTTCGGCACTGCCTTATTAGTGCAATACCGGTATCAATATCGTACCGGTTTCAAGTCCCTGCCTTTGCCCATCGCTGCAACGGACAATTTCGATAGCCATCACGAAAGTGTACGATGTAATAAAGTTACACGAATTCACGTGTGCATCTGGCAGAGATTATTATCCTAATGGAAGTCTCTCATTGTTATGTTCGCGAAAGCGGAGGGGACTCCTCATTGTCGTCGTAGATTACATTTCCATGTAGAAGCGAACTCCGACTGGGAATCGAAATGGGAAACTAGGTTATACCGCCGCCAAGGCGTCCGTCATCGTGACGAACTTCGAAATTGCGACGCGCTGTAATTTGAGCTTGCTAATTGAGAATTAGCTAGCAATTCCCGAAACTTTATTTTCGGTCGTGCGATAAAAATCCCGTCCATTATTCCGATCGGTGATCGAACAGATCGACTGAACTTTTTTTGGGAAAGTGGTAGGTTTCGTGACATTAATAGAATTGTTTACCGCGAATTATTTCTCGGTTGTGGTctaacgtaaaaaaaaaaaaataattagcaCGAACTCGTTAATTTAATATTAAGATTATTCACATTTAAACtactctttctttttatttttatactatttgtataaaataaatatttttatatatatgtgTTGATGATTCagattttttgatatttttcacaGCTACCTTTACAATCAAGAAAGTAAACAATACTATATGATAATATATCGTCCCTGATAAAATGAACTTGTGTAATAAATTTTGTACTAATCGTCAGAGTCAGTAAAGTACACCGTCCCTGGAGGGTTAATATAGATTTAATATAAGTTTCTAAACGGAACATTGCCTTCAGCCAAGCCAACCATGAAAGTAATAACATGGTAAACATCGATCTACTGCGTGAGTCTTGATCTATACACACTGACTCACTTAAGTATACGTACACCCTTTAAAACAGAATAGCTTTTTCTAACTTAAATTTTTTCAgacgttagaacaattggtttatTGGACGAagcgaaaaaagaaatttcaaaagCAATTGCAAATGGTCGGAATTctggagaaaataaaaatggttgaaaatactaaaatttttataaattcttttataacgtattgaaaatttaaaaaatgtgttattAGACATCTGTTAGTTtgcactttttgaaaatttcgtcgaagtcgaaaaatttaaaggccaaaaatcgtgaaaacggcgaaaagGTTTTCACTATTAGAAAATAAATGTCGATGGTACTCCCATTGCAAATGAAGCCACTAATGATGCAAGTCTAATTACTTACCTAACGATGTGCTTGTGCCTCTCAACCCAATATTTGATAGCGCTACGGACCAGCATTTCTTGATTTTTCGTCAATCCGTTTGGTCCTATATTTCCGTTATATTGTCCACCAGCATTTGTCCGGAAGTTCGCCGTGAAATCTTGTCGATTGTTATAGATCCTTCGAAGATCCATGTCCAACATATTGTCTCCGCCGGTTGGTGTGGCTGGTGGTGGCACATCGATGTCCGCCACCTGTTTCGCACTGGTAGCCTAACAGAAAATAATGCAGAAGTGTCGCGATAAGTATGACAATCTCCTACACGATAAGTGTGAAACAAACATCTCCACTGCTGTGGGGTATACCCCTCGAGGGACCGTCGAAACTCAACCGCTCGACTCGGCCGAGAAATGTAACACGATGCGaatcaggtatatcggtgagccAACACAACATTTTCTCATGAAAATTATACATaatatttgtcacatttttctgattaatatgataccaaatatgatataattaccTATTAAAAATAACCAGATTTACAACAATGTCTTCCTATAAGAGACAAACCTTTTTGCACACATATCGTGTAGGAAACTCGTTTCGAAAGTGACCTTCGTATCACCTTCACGCGACCAGTTGTCAAAACACTGCAATTACTATATTACTAATCGCTTTAAATTCTACAACTTTTATTGGAATCATTTTCGCGTAGTGTTTAAAATAACGACGATATTTCAGGGGGGAGGGGGCAAATatcttttttgaaaaataaatttgatgaAAGTTATGTAACCTCAAAAAGCGAGGGAGACGTAATTTAACGATGGTTACCTCGGAGCGATATTTACTATATAAACCTTGGGCGCATTCTAATTAATTGTCTACAACTGTAACGCCTAAATGCAATTATTACCTTAAACAATTCACCGCTGTTTGGCACAACAGTGTCCAACGTTGCGCTGAACTCCATCAACGGTTTCATGATGTTCTTCAGATGTTGGATTTGCTCGCAAGCAAAGAGGAGCCACGAGCAGAACAGTGCGTCGAAAAGATTCGCGTCCATCATGGCGAACAGCAGAAAGTAGAATTGGAATATGAGCGTCATAATGTGCGCCATTCCGTGGCTAGCGTCGAATGGGTACCAGGAGTACAGCATGAGTCTTGGTACCTGATCAAACAGAAAGAATCCGATCATCTCGACCCGGCAAATGGTTAGTTTGACGAAGACGTTTCCCTTCACAAGTACTGATCCTTATTTGAAAAGAACTGTAGACGAAACAGTAGCTACATTAAACAAACTGGGCGGGTACGTGTAATTTTTACAAACTGGGATTGCAGTTTCCTTTCGATACAACACGACGATGTTCTGTTCGCaataagaaaatctctatcccctcttcgTCTTTTGAAATTGTCCGACCGCTTGGTGCCGAAACGAGAGGTCATGACATATCCTATACTTTTATTGTCTGCCAGAAAACTTTATGGGACCCGTAAACTCCACTCCAGTTTATTTACACTCCTATGGTCCAATGGAGCGGACCATTGTTCTGGGTCTACTCCGgaacaatgtcaagccgaatGGGTAGCCCCATccgtaatacgtcgaaagccgcccTAAGCCCATCGCCTTGTATGGAAAGTACATCATCGTGAGCTAAATACTAATTTTACTTCAACCCTTCTGGGACGAAGTGCACTATACTGACTCTaaggaatattttaaaatttattggaTGATTGCAAATGTTTATGCCTGATTTTCAGGAACCCCAAGGCCTTGAAGAAAATGCTCAATCGAAATCTAATTGTTCGATATTATTATTACCTCGACGAAGGATGTTTCGTTGGTGACAGGATCGACGACCTTTTTCACCGAGTCGCCGATGAACGTGATGGTGGTCCAAGAAATGGTTGACAGTATCGTGGCACCCACAACAGCCATCAACAGTAGTCTCATCTTCTTAATTGCTATCTGATGATACCGAGCGTTGCTCTCGGCAAACAGAGGGTGGCTGTTGGGATTGTTCCAGATGGCGAATGTTCTGTAAAAGAGCTTAGTTCTAACCGCGAAATAAATCAGCTTGACCATGGTATGCGTGAAGAAGAGCATCGTGATCGTGTTCGCTGTCAGCACATCGACGTCGGCGCTCTCGATCATCAGATTAATACCACAGAGCCCGAACTGGAGGAGGAGCAGGCTGAGGTTTACCTGAAGATCATTTAATTTCAGAGTAGAGTTTTTAACATGTTTTAAGGTCTCAcgtatttaacacgttcactgcgaATTTAGCGACCATCAAAATTCGGGAAAACCGAAGCAATTTATTTAGGCCCTTGCCCTAAGATAACGTCTCAGAGACACAAACGAAGAAAACGATATTTTATAATGAATATTCATTGAAAGTTGTAGTGTTTAAAGGCGTAAATATTTATatgataaatattttaaatataattaaatttatatat carries:
- the Orco gene encoding odorant receptor co-receptor translates to MMKFKQQGLIADLSPNITLMKISGHFLFNYYKDSSSKFIHKIFSIVNLSLLLLQFGLCGINLMIESADVDVLTANTITMLFFTHTMVKLIYFAVRTKLFYRTFAIWNNPNSHPLFAESNARYHQIAIKKMRLLLMAVVGATILSTISWTTITFIGDSVKKVVDPVTNETSFVEVPRLMLYSWYPFDASHGMAHIMTLIFQFYFLLFAMMDANLFDALFCSWLLFACEQIQHLKNIMKPLMEFSATLDTVVPNSGELFKATSAKQVADIDVPPPATPTGGDNMLDMDLRRIYNNRQDFTANFRTNAGGQYNGNIGPNGLTKNQEMLVRSAIKYWVERHKHIVRLVTAVGDAYGVALLLHMLSTTITLTLLAYQATKINGINVYSFSTIGYLVYSLGQVFLLCIFGNRLIEESSSVMEAAYSCHWYDGSEEAKTFVQIVCQQCQKAMSISGAKFFTVSLDLFASVLGAMVTYFMVLVQLK